In Kryptolebias marmoratus isolate JLee-2015 linkage group LG4, ASM164957v2, whole genome shotgun sequence, the following proteins share a genomic window:
- the zmynd8 gene encoding protein kinase C-binding protein 1 isoform X2 encodes MEISTRSKDAGTTERVAQKRKISSPSHSSNGHSSAETSPCSVKKKKKPGAVSSSKDQSELRHGPFYYVKQPALTTDPVDVVPQDGRNDFYCWLCHREGQVLCCELCPRVYHAKCLKLPDEPEGDWFCPECEKITVAECIETQSKAMMILTIDQLSYLLKFALQKMKQPGDHPRLSSRSPHAASSQRKTFNWTEPFQKPVSLEQHPDYAEYIFHPMDLCTLEKNIKKKMYGCTEAFLADTKWILHNCIIYNGANHKLTATAKVIVKICEHEMNEIEVCPECYLSACQKRDNWFCEPCSNPHPLVWAKLKGFPFWPAKALRDKDGQVDARFFGQHDRAWVPLNNCYLMSKEIPFSVKKTKSIFNSAMQEMEVYVENMRKKFGVFNYAPFRTPYTPDNNFQLLLDPSNPSSTAIKPEKQEKIKLTFDMTASPKIPLTRTMLSGSGVRGGTTGRRPPHSDVPCSPMSTNSSVHTGSDGEQETADKSQAKTANSQYSTGEESTDCTGNSLDIPKSFQSQTPGISKQEKTPQTGSILNLNLDRSKAEMDLKELSETVQQKQGATPNLTSPKRQIKSRFQLNLDKTIESCKAQLGIDEISVDEYKGVDHSDSEDSDKSDSSESESASDEEPKTKGGQDPAPTKEPQKELTKTKAKDQPSTSQEEEDKADLLESKESAADESGATLPDGQAQENLSSDLEKDNPDMTKASPGSPAAREKSQVKEETRQTVAVEDSDSERELVIDLGEDQGGRERKRSRKDSTISNDSAAGKSEGKAPSVPPSQNSTGTSTSSTVSTQPLMAIPVTMVTLTASSPATVSHVSNSSATVTPPSSSSASTTPTLKKQRPLLPRETVPVVQRAVVWNPTTKFETSSQKWHMQKVQRQQQTQQLVVAPHTQESSPRQGQAQAAGNGSTPASSSSAQPSSQSTRYQTRQAVKAVQQKDPPFSTSTSVVTVVSSSPGSAAVMATSSLSTAATSSPGPTDSYIPTASADVAADIAKYTNKIMDAIKGTMTEIYNDLSKNTSGNSITEIKRLRIEIEKLQWLHQQELSEMKHNLELTMAEMRQSLEQERERLLAEVKKQMELEKQQAVDETKKKQWCANCRKEAIFYCCWNTSYCDYPCQQAHWPEHMKSCTQSATAPQQEPETEPTADLPNKGPGQTSSVPNSLRDMPLSASSDKDCDTEKTAESVAVTLS; translated from the exons ATGGAGATCTCCACAAGATCTAAAG ATGCTGGGACAACAGAAAGGGTGGCCCAAAAGCGAAAGATTTCCAGTCCTTCTCACTCGTCCAATGGTCACTCCTCCGCTGAAACCTCGCCCTGCtctgtaaaaaagaagaaaaagccaGGCGCTGTTAGCAGCAGCAAAGACCAG TCTGAACTAAGACATGGTCCCTTTTACTATGTGAAGCAGCCAGCACTCACCACAGACCCTGTTGATGTTGTACCGCAGGACGGCAGGAATGACTTTTACTGCTGGCTGTGCCACCGCGAGGGCCAGGTGCTCTGCTGTGAGCTCTGCCCCAGGGTGTACCACGCCAAGTGTCTCAAACTACCAGACGAGCCCGAGGGCGACTGGTTCTGTCCAGAATGTGAG AAGATAACAGTTGCTGAGTGTATAGAGACTCAGAGCAAGGCCATGATGATACTAACAATAGACCAGCTCTCTTACCTGCTAAAGTTTGCCcttcaaaaaatgaaacaaccaGGT GATCATCCCCGCTTGTCATCTCGCTCCCCCCATGCAGCTTCCTCGCAGAGAAAGACTTTTAATTGG ACTGAACCCTTCCAGAAACCTGTATCTCTCGAACAGCATCCTGATTATGCGGAGTACATTTTTCATCCTATGGATCTTTGCACACTTGAAAAG aatatcaaaaagaaaatgtatggatGTACAGAGGCTTTTTTGGCAGATACTAAATGGATTTTACACAACTGTATTATATACAATGGAG ccAATCATAAACTCACAGCTACGGCTAAAGTGATCGTAAAAATCTGTGAACACGAG ATGAATGAGATTGAGGTTTGTCCTGAATGTTATCTGTCTGCGTGCCAAAAGAGAGACAACTGGTTCTGTGAGCCTTGT agtAACCCGCACCCTCTTGTGTGGGCCAAGTTAAAAGGATTTCCTTTCTGGCCCGCTAAAGCTCTacgggacaaggatggacaagTGGACGCTCGCTTCTTTGGTCAGCATGACAG ggcGTGGGTTCCTCTAAACAATTGCTACCTCATGTCCAAAGAGATTCCCTTCTCCGTGAAGAAGACCAAAAGTATCTTCAATAGTGCCATGCAGGAAATGGAGGTCTATGTGGAGAACATGAGAAAGAAGTTTGGGGTGTTTAATTATGCCCCCTTCAGGACACCCTACACTCCTGACAATAActtccagctgcttctggaCCCCTCCAACCCGTCTTCCACTGCCATTAAACCTGAGAAACAGGAGAAGATCAAGTTGACCTTTGACATGACCGCATCCCCCAAAATCCCTCTGACCAGGACCATGCTGTCTGGGTCAGGGGTAAGAGGGGGCACAACAGGACGGCGGCCCCCTCACAGTGACGTACCCTGCTCCCCCATGAGCACCAACTCATCTGTCCATACGGGTTCCGACGGGGAACAGGAAACAGCAGACAAGTCGCAGGCAAAAACTGCAAACAGTCAGTACAGCACAGGAGAAGAGTCCACGGACTGTACAG GCAATTCCCTGGACATCCCCAAGTCTTTCCAGTCTCAAACTCCAGGCATCTCCAAGCAGGAGAAGACGCCACAGACAGGAAGTATTCTAAACCTCAATCTGG ATCGCAGTAAGGCTGAAATGGACCTAAAGGAGCTGAGTGAAACAGTTCAGCAGAAACAAGGAGCCACGCCAAACCTCACCTCCCCGAAGAGGCAGATCAAGAGTCGCTTCCAGCTAAACTTAGACAAGACGATTGAGAGTTGCAAAGCACAGCTTG gtatTGATGAGATTTCTGTGGATGAGTATAAAGGTGTGGACCACAGTGACTCTGAGGACTCTGATAAATCTGACTCCAGTGAGAGTGAGTCTGCCAGTGATGAGGAGCCAAAGACCAAGGGAGGCCAAGACCCTGCACCCACAAAGGAACCTCAGAAGGAGCTTACCAAAACTAAAGCGAAAGACCAGCCTTCCACAAGCCAAGAAGAGGAAGATAAAGCTGATTTGCTTGAATCCAAGGAATCTGCAGCAGATGAATCCGGTGCAACGCTTCCTGATGGTCAAGCTCAAGAGAATTTAAGCAGTGATTTGGAAAAGGACAACCCAGACATGACCAAAGCATCTCCAGGATCACCTGCTGCCAGAGAAAAGTCTCAGGTGAAAGAAGAGACGAGGCAGACTGTGGCGGTGGAGGACTCTGACTCAGAAAGAGAGCTTGTTATTGATCTTGGAGAGGATCAGGGTggcagggagaggaagaggagcagaaaagaCAGCACCATTAGTAACGATTCAGCAGCTGGAAAATCTGAAG gTAAAGCTCCATCAGTTCCTCCGTCACAAAACAGCACAGGCACTTCCACATCCTCCACTGTTTCCACGCAGCCTCTCATGGCCATTCCTGTGACTATGGTCACCCTTACTGCTTCCTCCCCTGCAACAGTTAGCCACGTGTCCAACTCCAGCGCCACCGTAACCCCACCATCTTCCTCCTCGGCCTCCACCACCCCTACTTTGAAGAAACAGCGCCCTCTGCTGCCCAGAGAGACAGTGCCAGTGGTTCAGAGAGCTGTCGTGTGGAATCCCACCACGAAGTTTGAGACCTCTTCTCAGAAGTGGCACATGCAGAAGGTGCAGCGTCAGCAGCAAACCCAACAGCTTGTGGTGGCCCCCCACACACAGGAGTCATCTCCCAGGCAGGGCCAGGCTCAAGCAGCTGGAAATGGCTCCACTCCAGCCTCCTCATCTTCAGCACAGCCGTCTTCACAAAGCACACGCTACCAGACCAGACAAGCTGTTAAGG ctgttcaacagaaAGACCCTCCGTTCAGCACATCTACGTCAGTTGTCACGGTGGTATCCAGCAGTCCAGGTTCTGCTGCCGTGATGGCAACATCGAGTTTAAGCACAGCTGCTACATCGTCACCGGGCCCAACAGACTCGTATATCCCCACTGCCTCAGCAGATGTGGCTGCGGACATTGCCAAGTACACAAATAAA ATAATGGATGCAATTAAAGGTACAATGACGGAAATCTACAATGATCTCTCTAAGAATACTTCAGGGAACTCAATTACAGAA ATAAAACGATTGAGAATTGAAATAGAAAAATTACAGTGGTTGCATCAACAAGAGTTGTCAGAAATGAAGCACAATCTCG AGCTGACGATGGCGGAGATGAGGCAGAGTCTGGAGCAGGAGAGGGAGAGGTTGTTGGCTGAGGTGAAGAAGCAGATGGAGCTGGAGAAGCAGCAGGCCGTGGATGAGACCAAGAAGAAACAGTGGTGTGCTAACTGCAGGAAAGAGGCCATCTTCTACTGCTGCTGGAACACTAGCTACTGTGATTACCCCTGTCAGCAAGCCCACTGGCCAGAGCACATGAAGTCCTGCACTCAGTCAG CCACAGCCCCACAGCAGGAACCTGAGACTGAGCCAACAGCTGACCTCCCCAACAAAGGTCCAGGGCAGACTAGCAGTGTCCCAAATTCTCTCAGAGACATGCCGCTCTCTGCGTCTTCAGACAAAGATTGTGATACGGAGAAGACCGCCGAGAGTGTTGCTGTAACTTTGTCGTAA
- the zmynd8 gene encoding protein kinase C-binding protein 1 isoform X1, whose protein sequence is MSDRKKCARGGKSEKQTVTEEMEISTRSKDAGTTERVAQKRKISSPSHSSNGHSSAETSPCSVKKKKKPGAVSSSKDQSELRHGPFYYVKQPALTTDPVDVVPQDGRNDFYCWLCHREGQVLCCELCPRVYHAKCLKLPDEPEGDWFCPECEKITVAECIETQSKAMMILTIDQLSYLLKFALQKMKQPGDHPRLSSRSPHAASSQRKTFNWTEPFQKPVSLEQHPDYAEYIFHPMDLCTLEKNIKKKMYGCTEAFLADTKWILHNCIIYNGANHKLTATAKVIVKICEHEMNEIEVCPECYLSACQKRDNWFCEPCSNPHPLVWAKLKGFPFWPAKALRDKDGQVDARFFGQHDRAWVPLNNCYLMSKEIPFSVKKTKSIFNSAMQEMEVYVENMRKKFGVFNYAPFRTPYTPDNNFQLLLDPSNPSSTAIKPEKQEKIKLTFDMTASPKIPLTRTMLSGSGVRGGTTGRRPPHSDVPCSPMSTNSSVHTGSDGEQETADKSQAKTANSQYSTGEESTDCTGNSLDIPKSFQSQTPGISKQEKTPQTGSILNLNLDRSKAEMDLKELSETVQQKQGATPNLTSPKRQIKSRFQLNLDKTIESCKAQLGIDEISVDEYKGVDHSDSEDSDKSDSSESESASDEEPKTKGGQDPAPTKEPQKELTKTKAKDQPSTSQEEEDKADLLESKESAADESGATLPDGQAQENLSSDLEKDNPDMTKASPGSPAAREKSQVKEETRQTVAVEDSDSERELVIDLGEDQGGRERKRSRKDSTISNDSAAGKSEGKAPSVPPSQNSTGTSTSSTVSTQPLMAIPVTMVTLTASSPATVSHVSNSSATVTPPSSSSASTTPTLKKQRPLLPRETVPVVQRAVVWNPTTKFETSSQKWHMQKVQRQQQTQQLVVAPHTQESSPRQGQAQAAGNGSTPASSSSAQPSSQSTRYQTRQAVKAVQQKDPPFSTSTSVVTVVSSSPGSAAVMATSSLSTAATSSPGPTDSYIPTASADVAADIAKYTNKIMDAIKGTMTEIYNDLSKNTSGNSITEIKRLRIEIEKLQWLHQQELSEMKHNLELTMAEMRQSLEQERERLLAEVKKQMELEKQQAVDETKKKQWCANCRKEAIFYCCWNTSYCDYPCQQAHWPEHMKSCTQSATAPQQEPETEPTADLPNKGPGQTSSVPNSLRDMPLSASSDKDCDTEKTAESVAVTLS, encoded by the exons TGTGCCAGAGGAgggaaatcagaaaaacagactGTAACAGAAGAAATGGAGATCTCCACAAGATCTAAAG ATGCTGGGACAACAGAAAGGGTGGCCCAAAAGCGAAAGATTTCCAGTCCTTCTCACTCGTCCAATGGTCACTCCTCCGCTGAAACCTCGCCCTGCtctgtaaaaaagaagaaaaagccaGGCGCTGTTAGCAGCAGCAAAGACCAG TCTGAACTAAGACATGGTCCCTTTTACTATGTGAAGCAGCCAGCACTCACCACAGACCCTGTTGATGTTGTACCGCAGGACGGCAGGAATGACTTTTACTGCTGGCTGTGCCACCGCGAGGGCCAGGTGCTCTGCTGTGAGCTCTGCCCCAGGGTGTACCACGCCAAGTGTCTCAAACTACCAGACGAGCCCGAGGGCGACTGGTTCTGTCCAGAATGTGAG AAGATAACAGTTGCTGAGTGTATAGAGACTCAGAGCAAGGCCATGATGATACTAACAATAGACCAGCTCTCTTACCTGCTAAAGTTTGCCcttcaaaaaatgaaacaaccaGGT GATCATCCCCGCTTGTCATCTCGCTCCCCCCATGCAGCTTCCTCGCAGAGAAAGACTTTTAATTGG ACTGAACCCTTCCAGAAACCTGTATCTCTCGAACAGCATCCTGATTATGCGGAGTACATTTTTCATCCTATGGATCTTTGCACACTTGAAAAG aatatcaaaaagaaaatgtatggatGTACAGAGGCTTTTTTGGCAGATACTAAATGGATTTTACACAACTGTATTATATACAATGGAG ccAATCATAAACTCACAGCTACGGCTAAAGTGATCGTAAAAATCTGTGAACACGAG ATGAATGAGATTGAGGTTTGTCCTGAATGTTATCTGTCTGCGTGCCAAAAGAGAGACAACTGGTTCTGTGAGCCTTGT agtAACCCGCACCCTCTTGTGTGGGCCAAGTTAAAAGGATTTCCTTTCTGGCCCGCTAAAGCTCTacgggacaaggatggacaagTGGACGCTCGCTTCTTTGGTCAGCATGACAG ggcGTGGGTTCCTCTAAACAATTGCTACCTCATGTCCAAAGAGATTCCCTTCTCCGTGAAGAAGACCAAAAGTATCTTCAATAGTGCCATGCAGGAAATGGAGGTCTATGTGGAGAACATGAGAAAGAAGTTTGGGGTGTTTAATTATGCCCCCTTCAGGACACCCTACACTCCTGACAATAActtccagctgcttctggaCCCCTCCAACCCGTCTTCCACTGCCATTAAACCTGAGAAACAGGAGAAGATCAAGTTGACCTTTGACATGACCGCATCCCCCAAAATCCCTCTGACCAGGACCATGCTGTCTGGGTCAGGGGTAAGAGGGGGCACAACAGGACGGCGGCCCCCTCACAGTGACGTACCCTGCTCCCCCATGAGCACCAACTCATCTGTCCATACGGGTTCCGACGGGGAACAGGAAACAGCAGACAAGTCGCAGGCAAAAACTGCAAACAGTCAGTACAGCACAGGAGAAGAGTCCACGGACTGTACAG GCAATTCCCTGGACATCCCCAAGTCTTTCCAGTCTCAAACTCCAGGCATCTCCAAGCAGGAGAAGACGCCACAGACAGGAAGTATTCTAAACCTCAATCTGG ATCGCAGTAAGGCTGAAATGGACCTAAAGGAGCTGAGTGAAACAGTTCAGCAGAAACAAGGAGCCACGCCAAACCTCACCTCCCCGAAGAGGCAGATCAAGAGTCGCTTCCAGCTAAACTTAGACAAGACGATTGAGAGTTGCAAAGCACAGCTTG gtatTGATGAGATTTCTGTGGATGAGTATAAAGGTGTGGACCACAGTGACTCTGAGGACTCTGATAAATCTGACTCCAGTGAGAGTGAGTCTGCCAGTGATGAGGAGCCAAAGACCAAGGGAGGCCAAGACCCTGCACCCACAAAGGAACCTCAGAAGGAGCTTACCAAAACTAAAGCGAAAGACCAGCCTTCCACAAGCCAAGAAGAGGAAGATAAAGCTGATTTGCTTGAATCCAAGGAATCTGCAGCAGATGAATCCGGTGCAACGCTTCCTGATGGTCAAGCTCAAGAGAATTTAAGCAGTGATTTGGAAAAGGACAACCCAGACATGACCAAAGCATCTCCAGGATCACCTGCTGCCAGAGAAAAGTCTCAGGTGAAAGAAGAGACGAGGCAGACTGTGGCGGTGGAGGACTCTGACTCAGAAAGAGAGCTTGTTATTGATCTTGGAGAGGATCAGGGTggcagggagaggaagaggagcagaaaagaCAGCACCATTAGTAACGATTCAGCAGCTGGAAAATCTGAAG gTAAAGCTCCATCAGTTCCTCCGTCACAAAACAGCACAGGCACTTCCACATCCTCCACTGTTTCCACGCAGCCTCTCATGGCCATTCCTGTGACTATGGTCACCCTTACTGCTTCCTCCCCTGCAACAGTTAGCCACGTGTCCAACTCCAGCGCCACCGTAACCCCACCATCTTCCTCCTCGGCCTCCACCACCCCTACTTTGAAGAAACAGCGCCCTCTGCTGCCCAGAGAGACAGTGCCAGTGGTTCAGAGAGCTGTCGTGTGGAATCCCACCACGAAGTTTGAGACCTCTTCTCAGAAGTGGCACATGCAGAAGGTGCAGCGTCAGCAGCAAACCCAACAGCTTGTGGTGGCCCCCCACACACAGGAGTCATCTCCCAGGCAGGGCCAGGCTCAAGCAGCTGGAAATGGCTCCACTCCAGCCTCCTCATCTTCAGCACAGCCGTCTTCACAAAGCACACGCTACCAGACCAGACAAGCTGTTAAGG ctgttcaacagaaAGACCCTCCGTTCAGCACATCTACGTCAGTTGTCACGGTGGTATCCAGCAGTCCAGGTTCTGCTGCCGTGATGGCAACATCGAGTTTAAGCACAGCTGCTACATCGTCACCGGGCCCAACAGACTCGTATATCCCCACTGCCTCAGCAGATGTGGCTGCGGACATTGCCAAGTACACAAATAAA ATAATGGATGCAATTAAAGGTACAATGACGGAAATCTACAATGATCTCTCTAAGAATACTTCAGGGAACTCAATTACAGAA ATAAAACGATTGAGAATTGAAATAGAAAAATTACAGTGGTTGCATCAACAAGAGTTGTCAGAAATGAAGCACAATCTCG AGCTGACGATGGCGGAGATGAGGCAGAGTCTGGAGCAGGAGAGGGAGAGGTTGTTGGCTGAGGTGAAGAAGCAGATGGAGCTGGAGAAGCAGCAGGCCGTGGATGAGACCAAGAAGAAACAGTGGTGTGCTAACTGCAGGAAAGAGGCCATCTTCTACTGCTGCTGGAACACTAGCTACTGTGATTACCCCTGTCAGCAAGCCCACTGGCCAGAGCACATGAAGTCCTGCACTCAGTCAG CCACAGCCCCACAGCAGGAACCTGAGACTGAGCCAACAGCTGACCTCCCCAACAAAGGTCCAGGGCAGACTAGCAGTGTCCCAAATTCTCTCAGAGACATGCCGCTCTCTGCGTCTTCAGACAAAGATTGTGATACGGAGAAGACCGCCGAGAGTGTTGCTGTAACTTTGTCGTAA
- the zmynd8 gene encoding protein kinase C-binding protein 1 isoform X4, giving the protein MSDRKKCARGGKSEKQTVTEEMEISTRSKDAGTTERVAQKRKISSPSHSSNGHSSAETSPCSVKKKKKPGAVSSSKDQDGRNDFYCWLCHREGQVLCCELCPRVYHAKCLKLPDEPEGDWFCPECEKITVAECIETQSKAMMILTIDQLSYLLKFALQKMKQPGDHPRLSSRSPHAASSQRKTFNWTEPFQKPVSLEQHPDYAEYIFHPMDLCTLEKNIKKKMYGCTEAFLADTKWILHNCIIYNGANHKLTATAKVIVKICEHEMNEIEVCPECYLSACQKRDNWFCEPCSNPHPLVWAKLKGFPFWPAKALRDKDGQVDARFFGQHDRAWVPLNNCYLMSKEIPFSVKKTKSIFNSAMQEMEVYVENMRKKFGVFNYAPFRTPYTPDNNFQLLLDPSNPSSTAIKPEKQEKIKLTFDMTASPKIPLTRTMLSGSGVRGGTTGRRPPHSDVPCSPMSTNSSVHTGSDGEQETADKSQAKTANSQYSTGEESTDCTGNSLDIPKSFQSQTPGISKQEKTPQTGSILNLNLDRSKAEMDLKELSETVQQKQGATPNLTSPKRQIKSRFQLNLDKTIESCKAQLGIDEISVDEYKGVDHSDSEDSDKSDSSESESASDEEPKTKGGQDPAPTKEPQKELTKTKAKDQPSTSQEEEDKADLLESKESAADESGATLPDGQAQENLSSDLEKDNPDMTKASPGSPAAREKSQVKEETRQTVAVEDSDSERELVIDLGEDQGGRERKRSRKDSTISNDSAAGKSEGKAPSVPPSQNSTGTSTSSTVSTQPLMAIPVTMVTLTASSPATVSHVSNSSATVTPPSSSSASTTPTLKKQRPLLPRETVPVVQRAVVWNPTTKFETSSQKWHMQKVQRQQQTQQLVVAPHTQESSPRQGQAQAAGNGSTPASSSSAQPSSQSTRYQTRQAVKAVQQKDPPFSTSTSVVTVVSSSPGSAAVMATSSLSTAATSSPGPTDSYIPTASADVAADIAKYTNKIMDAIKGTMTEIYNDLSKNTSGNSITEIKRLRIEIEKLQWLHQQELSEMKHNLELTMAEMRQSLEQERERLLAEVKKQMELEKQQAVDETKKKQWCANCRKEAIFYCCWNTSYCDYPCQQAHWPEHMKSCTQSATAPQQEPETEPTADLPNKGPGQTSSVPNSLRDMPLSASSDKDCDTEKTAESVAVTLS; this is encoded by the exons TGTGCCAGAGGAgggaaatcagaaaaacagactGTAACAGAAGAAATGGAGATCTCCACAAGATCTAAAG ATGCTGGGACAACAGAAAGGGTGGCCCAAAAGCGAAAGATTTCCAGTCCTTCTCACTCGTCCAATGGTCACTCCTCCGCTGAAACCTCGCCCTGCtctgtaaaaaagaagaaaaagccaGGCGCTGTTAGCAGCAGCAAAGACCAG GACGGCAGGAATGACTTTTACTGCTGGCTGTGCCACCGCGAGGGCCAGGTGCTCTGCTGTGAGCTCTGCCCCAGGGTGTACCACGCCAAGTGTCTCAAACTACCAGACGAGCCCGAGGGCGACTGGTTCTGTCCAGAATGTGAG AAGATAACAGTTGCTGAGTGTATAGAGACTCAGAGCAAGGCCATGATGATACTAACAATAGACCAGCTCTCTTACCTGCTAAAGTTTGCCcttcaaaaaatgaaacaaccaGGT GATCATCCCCGCTTGTCATCTCGCTCCCCCCATGCAGCTTCCTCGCAGAGAAAGACTTTTAATTGG ACTGAACCCTTCCAGAAACCTGTATCTCTCGAACAGCATCCTGATTATGCGGAGTACATTTTTCATCCTATGGATCTTTGCACACTTGAAAAG aatatcaaaaagaaaatgtatggatGTACAGAGGCTTTTTTGGCAGATACTAAATGGATTTTACACAACTGTATTATATACAATGGAG ccAATCATAAACTCACAGCTACGGCTAAAGTGATCGTAAAAATCTGTGAACACGAG ATGAATGAGATTGAGGTTTGTCCTGAATGTTATCTGTCTGCGTGCCAAAAGAGAGACAACTGGTTCTGTGAGCCTTGT agtAACCCGCACCCTCTTGTGTGGGCCAAGTTAAAAGGATTTCCTTTCTGGCCCGCTAAAGCTCTacgggacaaggatggacaagTGGACGCTCGCTTCTTTGGTCAGCATGACAG ggcGTGGGTTCCTCTAAACAATTGCTACCTCATGTCCAAAGAGATTCCCTTCTCCGTGAAGAAGACCAAAAGTATCTTCAATAGTGCCATGCAGGAAATGGAGGTCTATGTGGAGAACATGAGAAAGAAGTTTGGGGTGTTTAATTATGCCCCCTTCAGGACACCCTACACTCCTGACAATAActtccagctgcttctggaCCCCTCCAACCCGTCTTCCACTGCCATTAAACCTGAGAAACAGGAGAAGATCAAGTTGACCTTTGACATGACCGCATCCCCCAAAATCCCTCTGACCAGGACCATGCTGTCTGGGTCAGGGGTAAGAGGGGGCACAACAGGACGGCGGCCCCCTCACAGTGACGTACCCTGCTCCCCCATGAGCACCAACTCATCTGTCCATACGGGTTCCGACGGGGAACAGGAAACAGCAGACAAGTCGCAGGCAAAAACTGCAAACAGTCAGTACAGCACAGGAGAAGAGTCCACGGACTGTACAG GCAATTCCCTGGACATCCCCAAGTCTTTCCAGTCTCAAACTCCAGGCATCTCCAAGCAGGAGAAGACGCCACAGACAGGAAGTATTCTAAACCTCAATCTGG ATCGCAGTAAGGCTGAAATGGACCTAAAGGAGCTGAGTGAAACAGTTCAGCAGAAACAAGGAGCCACGCCAAACCTCACCTCCCCGAAGAGGCAGATCAAGAGTCGCTTCCAGCTAAACTTAGACAAGACGATTGAGAGTTGCAAAGCACAGCTTG gtatTGATGAGATTTCTGTGGATGAGTATAAAGGTGTGGACCACAGTGACTCTGAGGACTCTGATAAATCTGACTCCAGTGAGAGTGAGTCTGCCAGTGATGAGGAGCCAAAGACCAAGGGAGGCCAAGACCCTGCACCCACAAAGGAACCTCAGAAGGAGCTTACCAAAACTAAAGCGAAAGACCAGCCTTCCACAAGCCAAGAAGAGGAAGATAAAGCTGATTTGCTTGAATCCAAGGAATCTGCAGCAGATGAATCCGGTGCAACGCTTCCTGATGGTCAAGCTCAAGAGAATTTAAGCAGTGATTTGGAAAAGGACAACCCAGACATGACCAAAGCATCTCCAGGATCACCTGCTGCCAGAGAAAAGTCTCAGGTGAAAGAAGAGACGAGGCAGACTGTGGCGGTGGAGGACTCTGACTCAGAAAGAGAGCTTGTTATTGATCTTGGAGAGGATCAGGGTggcagggagaggaagaggagcagaaaagaCAGCACCATTAGTAACGATTCAGCAGCTGGAAAATCTGAAG gTAAAGCTCCATCAGTTCCTCCGTCACAAAACAGCACAGGCACTTCCACATCCTCCACTGTTTCCACGCAGCCTCTCATGGCCATTCCTGTGACTATGGTCACCCTTACTGCTTCCTCCCCTGCAACAGTTAGCCACGTGTCCAACTCCAGCGCCACCGTAACCCCACCATCTTCCTCCTCGGCCTCCACCACCCCTACTTTGAAGAAACAGCGCCCTCTGCTGCCCAGAGAGACAGTGCCAGTGGTTCAGAGAGCTGTCGTGTGGAATCCCACCACGAAGTTTGAGACCTCTTCTCAGAAGTGGCACATGCAGAAGGTGCAGCGTCAGCAGCAAACCCAACAGCTTGTGGTGGCCCCCCACACACAGGAGTCATCTCCCAGGCAGGGCCAGGCTCAAGCAGCTGGAAATGGCTCCACTCCAGCCTCCTCATCTTCAGCACAGCCGTCTTCACAAAGCACACGCTACCAGACCAGACAAGCTGTTAAGG ctgttcaacagaaAGACCCTCCGTTCAGCACATCTACGTCAGTTGTCACGGTGGTATCCAGCAGTCCAGGTTCTGCTGCCGTGATGGCAACATCGAGTTTAAGCACAGCTGCTACATCGTCACCGGGCCCAACAGACTCGTATATCCCCACTGCCTCAGCAGATGTGGCTGCGGACATTGCCAAGTACACAAATAAA ATAATGGATGCAATTAAAGGTACAATGACGGAAATCTACAATGATCTCTCTAAGAATACTTCAGGGAACTCAATTACAGAA ATAAAACGATTGAGAATTGAAATAGAAAAATTACAGTGGTTGCATCAACAAGAGTTGTCAGAAATGAAGCACAATCTCG AGCTGACGATGGCGGAGATGAGGCAGAGTCTGGAGCAGGAGAGGGAGAGGTTGTTGGCTGAGGTGAAGAAGCAGATGGAGCTGGAGAAGCAGCAGGCCGTGGATGAGACCAAGAAGAAACAGTGGTGTGCTAACTGCAGGAAAGAGGCCATCTTCTACTGCTGCTGGAACACTAGCTACTGTGATTACCCCTGTCAGCAAGCCCACTGGCCAGAGCACATGAAGTCCTGCACTCAGTCAG CCACAGCCCCACAGCAGGAACCTGAGACTGAGCCAACAGCTGACCTCCCCAACAAAGGTCCAGGGCAGACTAGCAGTGTCCCAAATTCTCTCAGAGACATGCCGCTCTCTGCGTCTTCAGACAAAGATTGTGATACGGAGAAGACCGCCGAGAGTGTTGCTGTAACTTTGTCGTAA